In one window of Mercurialis annua linkage group LG4, ddMerAnnu1.2, whole genome shotgun sequence DNA:
- the LOC126678808 gene encoding homeobox-leucine zipper protein ROC8-like, which translates to MKCPYCPTYIKETAYFIRISPLFNHKILGFTHVRAVHGNRRARTIRMEFAMGSYGSGASGDEQDTSNSRRGKKNYHRHTSRQIQLLETFFKDCPHPDDNQRRQLSKELGLEPKQIKFWFQNKRTQTKTQHERADNSVLRAENERIQCENLAIREALKNVICPACGGPPFGEEERQRSLHKLQLENAQLKDEHEKVSALLAKYIGKPILQTDPMLSTHGSPFEYMATGLPSQRMQSPSLDLHLNSSAFPPDHFSMPYRFKGISEMEKALMCETAASATEELLRLLQIDEPLWTKSQSDSSKCVIHRDSYDKVFPRSSHFKGSNARIESSKESGIVAINGINLVEMFLDSNKWADLFPTLVTRASTIQVIDTGTMMSANRTSSLQLLYEQMHILSPLVPPREFYILRHCQQIEAGMWIIVDVSYDCFKETIPSARAWKLPSGCMIEEMPNGCSKVTWVEHVEVDDKTQTHRLFRDLICGSSAFGAQRWIASLHRMSQRLALSFRETSPTQELGGGITSSEGRRSLMKLSHRMVKNFCSMLSMSCKLDFPQLSEVNNSGVRVSVRKSVEPGQPGGTIVSAATSLWLPLPPEDVFDFFRDEKNRVQWDILSNGNPVHEIAHISNGAHPGNCISIIRPFIPSENNMLLLQESCIDPLGSLVVYAPIDIPTMNIAVSGEDPSMIPILPSGFAISGDGRPADKANVASTSTGRPSGGSLLTVAFQILVSNPNSSSSSSSSISTKEMNMESVATVNTLISSTVQKITAALNCSILD; encoded by the exons ATGAAATGTCCATACTGCCCAACTTATATCAAGGAAACCGCGTATTTCATAAGAATTTCACCACTCTTCAATCATAAAATACTAGGGTTCACTCATGTGAGAGCGGTCCACGGAAACCGGCGGGCCCG AACAATTAGAATGGAGTTTGCAATGGGGAGCTATGGTTCTGGTGCTTCTGGTGATGAACAAGATACTTCCAACTCTAGAAGGGGCAAAAAGAATTATCATCGCCATACTTCTCGCCAAATTCAGCTGCTCGAAAC ATTTTTCAAGGACTGCCCACATCCAGATGACAATCAAAGGCGGCAATTGAGCAAGGAACTTGGTCTGGagccaaaacaaatcaaattctggtttcaaaacaaaagaacTCAAACAAAG ACTCAGCATGAAAGAGCAGATAACTCGGTTCTTCGAGCAGAGAATGAAAGGATTCAATGTGAAAATCTGGCCATAAGGGAGGCACTCAAGAATGTTATTTGTCCTGCTTGTGGAGGTCCTCCTTTTGGAGAAGAAGAACGCCAGCGTAGTTTGCACAAACTTCAGTTGGAAAATGCACAACTTAAAGATGAG CATGAAAAAGTATCAGCACTTCTCGCGAAGTACATCGGAAAACCAATTCTGCAAACCGATCCAATGCTTTCTACACACGGATCGCCCTTCGAATACATGGCAACAGGTCTTCCAAGTCAACGAATGCAAAGTCCTTCTCTTGACCTTCACCTGAATTCATCAGCATTTCCTCCTGACCATTTCTCAATGCCTTACCGATTTAAAGGAATTTCCGAAATGGAGAAGGCGCTCATGTGCGAAACTGCAGCTAGCGCCACCGAAGAGCTACTCAGGCTCTTGCAAATCGACGAGCCTTTGTGGACAAAATCCCAGTCTGATTCATCAAAATGTGTTATTCATCGCGACAGCTATGATAAAGTATTCCCCAGAAGTAGTCACTTCAAAGGCTCAAATGCACGGATTGAGTCGTCGAAAGAATCAGGAATTGTGGCAATAAATGGAATTAATCTAGTGGAAATGTTCCTGGATTCA AACAAATGGGCGGATCTTTTTCCGACACTTGTTACGAGAGCTAGTACAATTCAAGTAATTGACACAGGAACGATGATGTCGGCAAATCGAACTAGTTCCTTGCAACTG CTGTATGAGCAAATGCATATACTATCACCGTTGGTTCCACCAAGAGAATTCTACATTCTTCGACATTGTCAGCAAATTGAGGCTGGCATGTGGATTATTGTTGATGTATCCTATGACTGCTTCAAAGAAACTATTCCTTCGGCTCGTGCTTGGAAGCTTCCTTCTGGATGCATGATCGAAGAAATGCCTAACGGTTGTTCCAAG GTAACTTGGGTAGAACATGTGGAAGTAGATGACAAAACTCAAACTCATAGACTCTTCAGAGATCTCATATGTGGAAGTTCTGCATTTGGTGCTCAAAGATGGATTGCTTCCCTACACAGAATGTCCCAAAGGTTGGCTCTCTCCTTCAGAGAAACTTCGCCTACTCAAGAACTTGGTGGAG GAATTACGTCATCCGAAGGCAGAAGAAGCTTAATGAAACTATCCCACAGGATGGTGAAGAATTTCTGTTCCATGTTGAGTATGTCATGTAAGTTGGATTTTCCACAATTGTCTGAAGTGAATAACAGCGGAGTTCGAGTTTCGGTTCGTAAAAGCGTCGAACCGGGGCAGCCTGGAGGCACCATTGTGAGCGCTGCTACCTCTCTTTGGCTTCCTCTCCCGCCTGAGGATGTTTTTGATTTCTTCAGAGATGAGAAAAATAGAGTTCAG TGGGACATTCTGTCCAATGGAAACCCAGTTCATGAAATTGCACATATCTCCAATGGAGCTCATCCTGGGAACTGCATTTCCATCATTCGG CCATTTATACCGTCGGAGAACAACATGCTGCTACTACAAGAGAGCTGCATAGACCCATTAGGATCATTAGTAGTATATGCACCCATCGACATCCCGACAATGAACATAGCAGTCTCCGGCGAGGATCCGTCGATGATACCGATTCTTCCGTCAGGTTTTGCAATATCCGGGGACGGCAGACCAGCTGACAAAGCAAATGTTGCCTCCACAAGTACAGGAAGACCATCAGGTGGCTCACTTCTAACGGTAGCATTTCAAATATTAGTTTCAAACCCTAATTCATCGTCGTCGTCATCTTCTTCCATTTCTACTAAGGAGATGAATATGGAGTCTGTGGCCACTGTTAATACTCTTATTAGCTCTACTGTTCAGAAAATTACAGCTGCTTTGAATTGCTCTATCTTGGactga